In a single window of the Olivibacter sp. SDN3 genome:
- a CDS encoding alpha/beta hydrolase, whose product MKLSITLLFLFLLYQNLSLKAQNIGERKKSLENVVYKVSEDGDSLALDIFLPETTVYGQKTPVVMIIHGGAWAEGNKSLESIYYMRKLRERLNSNGFGVVSIDYTLVGKTVHFPTPIADCKDAVRWIRANASKYNFDADNIGLWGGSAGGHLALLVAYSSDGKWSDDKRLAPFSAKVNYVVDNFGPIDLNALLKTDVSKFTLFFAKIFMRKLMPIREKLIYALTGYSIDSEKPKVIETAELYSPITYIDSADVPTLIFHGTKDNVVPLKQSKKLHQLLSEKNVDNEFIMVKNGDHGFNNISQEQTDALIEKTVSYIKEQTAMGSRQ is encoded by the coding sequence ATGAAGCTTTCAATAACGCTACTATTTTTATTCCTTTTGTACCAAAACCTTTCACTTAAGGCCCAGAACATAGGGGAACGTAAGAAATCGTTGGAAAATGTCGTTTATAAAGTTTCCGAAGACGGAGACTCGTTAGCACTGGATATATTTCTTCCGGAAACCACCGTTTACGGACAAAAAACACCAGTAGTTATGATCATACATGGGGGAGCTTGGGCGGAAGGAAACAAGTCTTTGGAATCGATTTATTACATGCGAAAATTAAGGGAAAGGTTGAATAGTAATGGATTTGGAGTGGTCAGCATAGATTACACACTGGTTGGAAAAACTGTTCACTTCCCTACCCCAATAGCAGATTGCAAGGATGCCGTGCGTTGGATACGGGCGAATGCCTCAAAATATAACTTTGACGCAGACAATATCGGTTTATGGGGAGGTTCGGCTGGAGGCCACCTAGCGCTACTTGTGGCCTATTCGTCTGATGGAAAATGGTCAGATGACAAACGTTTAGCGCCTTTTTCGGCGAAAGTAAACTATGTTGTTGACAATTTTGGACCAATAGATTTAAATGCACTTCTTAAAACTGACGTCAGCAAGTTCACCTTGTTTTTTGCCAAAATATTTATGAGGAAACTGATGCCAATTCGGGAGAAATTAATATATGCACTTACAGGCTATTCTATTGATTCAGAGAAACCGAAAGTAATTGAAACTGCGGAGCTGTACTCTCCAATAACCTATATTGACTCAGCTGATGTTCCGACCCTCATATTTCACGGCACGAAAGATAATGTGGTTCCGCTGAAACAGTCTAAAAAACTACACCAATTATTGAGCGAAAAAAACGTTGACAACGAATTTATCATGGTTAAAAATGGTGATCATGGCTTTAACAATATTTCTCAGGAGCAAACGGATGCCCTTATAGAAAAAACTGTCTCGTACATAAAAGAACAAACGGCGATGGGCAGCAGACAGTAG
- a CDS encoding DUF4886 domain-containing protein, with the protein MSRKKPFLFFILFLLISPLSSVYGQSAATDTLRILAIGNSFSQDAVEQYLHELADAAGKKILIGNLYIGGAPLSLHWKNVQDNKNAYSYRKITVDGSKTTADSVSILTALQDEHWDYVSIQQASPLSGKFDSYIEPLTGVKHFLDSVNDSHVKYIWHQTWAYAPNSTHEGFANYGNNQQKMYKNISKASTKVKKRFNFDLLVPSGTAIQNARNTFLGDNLTRDGYHLDLQIGRFIAACTWFESLFNEEAPTERYHPENVSPEAAQVAKQAAHAAVQHPFKLTKIKVEHPAINSNN; encoded by the coding sequence ATGTCAAGGAAAAAGCCTTTTTTATTTTTCATTCTATTCTTATTAATATCACCGCTCTCCTCTGTGTATGGCCAATCTGCTGCTACAGATACATTACGGATATTAGCCATCGGCAATAGTTTTTCTCAAGATGCAGTGGAGCAATATTTACATGAATTGGCAGATGCTGCCGGCAAGAAAATCCTGATCGGGAACCTGTATATAGGCGGCGCTCCCCTTTCGCTCCATTGGAAAAACGTGCAGGACAACAAAAATGCCTATAGCTACCGGAAAATCACTGTAGATGGCAGCAAGACAACAGCCGACAGCGTGAGTATCCTTACCGCACTGCAAGATGAGCACTGGGACTATGTTTCTATCCAACAGGCGAGTCCGCTATCGGGTAAATTTGACAGCTACATCGAACCGCTCACTGGCGTAAAGCATTTCTTGGATAGCGTTAATGACAGTCATGTCAAATACATATGGCATCAAACCTGGGCTTATGCTCCCAATTCTACCCATGAGGGATTTGCCAATTATGGAAACAACCAACAAAAGATGTACAAGAACATCTCAAAAGCTTCGACAAAGGTAAAAAAACGGTTCAACTTCGACTTGCTTGTTCCGTCGGGCACCGCCATTCAGAACGCCCGTAATACCTTTCTAGGCGATAACCTCACACGGGACGGATACCACTTAGACCTGCAGATTGGCCGTTTTATTGCGGCATGTACTTGGTTTGAATCCCTGTTTAACGAAGAGGCACCAACCGAACGTTACCACCCTGAAAACGTCAGCCCAGAAGCTGCTCAAGTGGCCAAACAAGCGGCTCATGCTGCTGTGCAACACCCATTTAAGTTAACTAAAATTAAGGTTGAGCATCCGGCTATCAACAGTAATAACTGA
- a CDS encoding cation-translocating P-type ATPase, which yields MIYGNKHGVTPVKKSFPVLNMTCASCAASAESMVRSSEGVISASVNFASERLKVEYLPDMTNPLALQKAVQSAGYDLLIKDEISQEQTLSVIHEKKFRVLKKKTIWAIFLSLPVMLIGMFFMDMPYGNEIMWLFATPVVLWLGRGFYVNAWKQAKHRSGNMDTLVALSTGIAYTFSVFNMLFPEFWHQKGLHAHVYFEAASVIIAFILLGKLLEERAKGNTSSAIKMLMGLQPKTVTLVVSEGVQRQIPIEEVHKGDTILVKPGEKIAVDGIVTSGTSFVDESMLSGEHVPVLKNENEKVFAGTINQKGSFRFEAVKVGKETMLAQIISMVQDAQGSKAPVQKLVDKVAGIFVPVVIGIALLTFVLWLIFGGDNGLVQGVLAAITVLVIACPCALGLATPTAIMVGVGKGAEHGILIKDAESLEFGKKVNAIVLDKTGTITAGRPEVTGISWLNGDETTKHILFSIEKQSEHPLAEAVVKHFANAQTITLSDFESVTGKGVRANVKNKRYFVGNKKLLVENKIALADTLQHQADEWAILANTVIWFSDHEQALAVLAISDKIKETSLAAITQLKDMGIALHMLTGDNEATAKTVAQQTGILSYRAEVLPQDKADFVKELQRQGKVVAMVGDGINDSTALATANVSIAMGKGSDIAMDVAKITIISSDLTKIPQAIRLSKQTVATVKQNLFWAFIYNLIGIPIAAGVLYPINGFMLDPMIAGAAMALSSVSVVSNSLRLKWKS from the coding sequence ATGATTTATGGCAACAAACATGGTGTTACTCCCGTAAAAAAATCCTTTCCGGTACTGAATATGACTTGCGCTTCGTGTGCTGCCAGTGCTGAAAGTATGGTCAGATCTTCCGAAGGAGTGATCAGTGCGTCCGTCAATTTCGCCAGTGAGCGCCTTAAGGTAGAATACCTGCCCGATATGACCAATCCTTTAGCCCTTCAAAAAGCCGTACAATCCGCAGGTTATGACCTGCTTATCAAAGACGAAATCTCGCAAGAGCAAACGCTGAGTGTCATTCATGAAAAGAAATTTCGGGTCTTAAAAAAGAAAACCATTTGGGCTATTTTCCTGTCACTTCCTGTGATGCTTATCGGTATGTTTTTTATGGATATGCCCTATGGCAACGAAATCATGTGGCTGTTTGCCACGCCTGTGGTGCTGTGGCTAGGCAGGGGGTTCTACGTCAATGCCTGGAAGCAGGCTAAACACCGTTCCGGTAATATGGATACATTGGTAGCATTGAGCACCGGAATAGCCTATACCTTCAGTGTTTTTAATATGTTGTTCCCTGAGTTTTGGCATCAAAAAGGATTACACGCCCATGTTTATTTTGAGGCAGCATCCGTAATTATAGCTTTTATACTTTTGGGAAAACTATTGGAAGAAAGGGCTAAAGGAAATACGTCCTCAGCTATAAAAATGCTAATGGGCCTGCAACCAAAAACAGTAACCTTAGTGGTGTCCGAAGGAGTGCAAAGACAAATTCCTATTGAAGAGGTACATAAAGGGGATACCATATTGGTCAAACCGGGGGAGAAAATTGCGGTCGATGGCATCGTTACCTCAGGTACATCCTTCGTAGATGAAAGTATGTTGAGTGGGGAGCACGTTCCTGTATTGAAAAATGAAAATGAAAAGGTTTTTGCCGGTACGATCAATCAAAAAGGCAGTTTCCGGTTTGAAGCAGTTAAGGTAGGTAAGGAAACAATGCTGGCACAGATTATCAGTATGGTACAAGACGCACAGGGAAGTAAGGCACCGGTGCAGAAACTGGTGGATAAGGTTGCTGGCATTTTTGTCCCTGTCGTAATAGGCATTGCATTGCTTACATTCGTTTTATGGCTTATCTTCGGCGGAGATAACGGACTGGTTCAAGGGGTGTTAGCTGCCATTACCGTGTTGGTTATTGCGTGTCCCTGTGCTTTGGGGCTTGCAACGCCAACGGCTATTATGGTAGGTGTGGGTAAGGGGGCAGAACATGGTATTCTGATAAAAGATGCGGAGAGCCTTGAATTCGGTAAGAAAGTAAATGCTATTGTATTGGATAAAACAGGAACAATTACGGCAGGCCGACCAGAAGTTACCGGAATCAGTTGGTTGAATGGAGATGAAACTACCAAACACATACTCTTTAGCATAGAAAAACAATCCGAGCATCCATTGGCAGAAGCTGTTGTTAAACATTTTGCCAATGCTCAAACTATCACGCTTTCAGATTTTGAAAGTGTTACAGGTAAAGGTGTAAGGGCCAATGTGAAAAATAAGCGCTATTTCGTAGGCAACAAAAAGTTGCTTGTTGAAAACAAGATTGCCCTTGCAGACACATTGCAGCACCAGGCAGATGAGTGGGCCATATTGGCAAATACCGTCATTTGGTTTTCAGATCATGAGCAAGCATTAGCCGTTTTGGCCATCTCCGATAAAATAAAAGAAACATCCTTAGCTGCTATCACACAATTAAAGGATATGGGGATCGCGTTACACATGCTTACAGGAGATAATGAAGCTACAGCTAAAACGGTGGCTCAGCAAACGGGCATCCTGAGCTACAGAGCTGAAGTACTGCCTCAAGATAAAGCCGATTTTGTAAAAGAGTTGCAGCGTCAAGGTAAAGTGGTAGCCATGGTGGGAGATGGCATCAATGACAGTACCGCTTTGGCAACAGCAAATGTGAGCATAGCAATGGGCAAAGGCAGCGATATTGCTATGGATGTAGCTAAGATAACCATCATATCTTCAGATCTGACCAAGATACCACAGGCCATTCGTTTATCAAAGCAAACGGTAGCCACCGTCAAACAGAATCTTTTTTGGGCTTTCATATACAACCTTATCGGCATCCCTATCGCCGCGGGCGTGCTTTATCCCATCAATGGCTTTATGTTAGATCCAATGATCGCAGGGGCAGCGATGGCATTGAGCAGCGTAAGTGTGGTAAGCAATAGTTTGCGACTGAAATGGAAAAGTTAA
- a CDS encoding heavy-metal-associated domain-containing protein, with the protein MESNHQKFQFKTNINCGGCLAAVEPHFKSAEGISHWDVDIDNKDKILTITSTGISQEKVIETVEKAGFKIQPLNA; encoded by the coding sequence ATGGAAAGTAATCATCAAAAATTTCAATTCAAAACAAATATTAACTGTGGAGGATGCCTGGCAGCCGTAGAACCACATTTCAAGAGTGCCGAAGGCATATCCCACTGGGATGTGGATATCGACAATAAAGACAAAATACTTACGATAACATCAACAGGTATTTCACAAGAAAAAGTAATAGAAACCGTAGAAAAAGCTGGGTTTAAAATCCAGCCTTTAAACGCGTAA
- a CDS encoding Fur family transcriptional regulator, translated as MKKDVEQKLLDKKTNPTSMRILVYDFLQNQQVALSLSEIENHFFHADRTTIYRTLKTFEDKGIVHSIQENNTSKYILCHDGCDEQTHKDWHLHFYCKICKQTTCKENFTIPQNMENSFRIDEIRLFAKGICENCLKEGLQ; from the coding sequence ATGAAAAAAGATGTAGAACAAAAGTTATTGGACAAAAAGACTAATCCTACCAGTATGCGGATATTGGTGTATGATTTCCTGCAAAATCAACAGGTTGCGTTGTCTTTGTCAGAAATAGAGAATCACTTCTTCCATGCTGATAGAACAACGATCTATCGAACGCTAAAAACTTTTGAGGATAAAGGCATTGTGCATAGTATCCAGGAAAACAATACCTCAAAATACATTTTGTGTCATGATGGTTGTGATGAACAGACCCATAAAGATTGGCATCTTCATTTTTATTGCAAAATCTGTAAACAAACAACATGCAAAGAAAATTTTACCATTCCTCAAAATATGGAAAACAGTTTTAGGATTGATGAAATAAGATTGTTTGCGAAAGGTATTTGCGAAAATTGTTTGAAAGAAGGTTTGCAATAG
- a CDS encoding aldo/keto reductase, with amino-acid sequence MSLSNYSTLGKSGLRISPLTLGTMTFGEDWGWGASPDDAHQILKYYIENGGNAIDTANIYTKGHSEKIIGDFLAEKSVRRDALVISTKFWGNMYPYDVNGGGTSRKSIIQSLEKSLKRLQTDYIDLYWMHAYDPHTPIEETLSTLNDLVSDGKIRYIAISDTPAWKITEAQMIAKFSRWSSFIGLQLEYSLLERSVENELIPMALEMGLGVIPWAPLKEGILSGKYTRQNKGQHVSGRNEDRISTGLSEDTYTIIDQLKFIANERNVPVSAIAIAWVMHQKGIISTLLGARTLEQLKQNIIASELALSKEELVSLSQLSAPALIFPHHLLQGTADLLQAGTTVNGTTSNVAKILPQHDNERYV; translated from the coding sequence ATGAGTTTATCAAATTATAGCACATTGGGAAAATCCGGGTTACGTATTAGCCCACTTACCTTAGGAACGATGACCTTTGGAGAAGATTGGGGATGGGGAGCAAGCCCCGACGATGCTCATCAAATATTAAAATATTATATTGAAAATGGTGGCAATGCGATCGATACAGCCAATATTTATACAAAGGGACATTCCGAAAAGATTATCGGAGATTTTTTAGCAGAAAAATCTGTTCGCAGAGATGCCTTGGTGATCTCTACAAAGTTTTGGGGCAACATGTATCCCTACGATGTTAATGGCGGTGGAACGAGTAGAAAAAGTATTATCCAGTCTTTGGAAAAGTCACTAAAAAGACTGCAAACGGATTACATCGATTTGTATTGGATGCACGCATATGATCCCCATACACCTATCGAAGAAACACTATCCACTCTAAATGACTTGGTAAGCGATGGGAAGATACGTTACATCGCAATATCCGACACACCAGCCTGGAAAATAACTGAGGCCCAAATGATAGCGAAGTTCAGTCGTTGGTCGTCATTTATAGGTTTACAATTAGAATATTCCCTTTTAGAAAGGTCGGTAGAAAATGAGCTCATACCAATGGCATTGGAAATGGGGTTGGGCGTAATTCCCTGGGCACCGTTAAAAGAAGGAATTTTGAGTGGAAAATATACGAGACAGAACAAGGGTCAACACGTAAGCGGCAGAAACGAAGACAGGATCAGCACAGGCCTTTCAGAAGATACGTATACTATAATTGATCAACTTAAATTCATTGCAAATGAAAGAAACGTTCCGGTATCAGCAATAGCTATTGCTTGGGTAATGCATCAAAAAGGAATTATTTCAACACTTCTGGGAGCAAGAACATTGGAACAATTAAAGCAAAATATCATAGCATCGGAATTAGCGTTATCTAAAGAAGAATTAGTATCACTAAGTCAATTATCTGCACCAGCGCTCATATTTCCTCATCATCTATTGCAGGGAACGGCAGACCTTTTGCAGGCCGGAACAACCGTGAATGGTACAACATCAAATGTTGCTAAAATACTTCCTCAACATGACAATGAACGGTATGTTTAG
- a CDS encoding glycosyl hydrolase family 65 protein, translating to MTEFYKKTMSSSVIFIAVSFFIGCVMVSCSSQKKLPFDSERRRLKKSSKDELSLHIDEFNLYKDRPESDGPFNATNNEAFLQENVPLFISSNDSITKVYNYRWWMISKHLKAYKDPENSGTYWVVTEFFGVKPWASLSGAIPCPAGHQFYDVRWLRDPKFLSSYADYFMRGSAARLNQRENENFLTYLTRPESHHFSSWMIDGVEAFLKIHPDKQWLHNMLPHMEQHQQLWDSLFTVKAPSSKTAGMYKILDLYDGMEFSLSAVLGLIESGGAYDLYTKENWRNYYLGWGTTDNAAQSPQAKQYPKAYRRGYPDYYLVRPSVNSYAYANLQSLSNLYKLDQANYSANGREGKEKLYASRAANIRDKVLQVLWNEEDQFFNTYSAGDNPFGVVDYEARVRESVGYTPWYFNMIPLQSYKQYDKAWEMFSSRKGFYNIAGMTTAEQQHPYYNEQAYAWNGRGWPFQNSVVYKAYANYLRNYKNEIMASDSELLYDYIEKLALMHGTDQLNIGEWYIPSDGKTFGGEQDYFHSTFPDIIIEDLLGFKASHENRFAIHPLLPEDKWDYFYLGNIRYHGHDIDIVWKKDWDEQKSGDQSMLCVWVDDKLVATNELLNEELVVDLNDGEGK from the coding sequence ATGACAGAATTCTATAAGAAGACCATGTCGTCTTCCGTGATTTTTATAGCTGTTTCTTTCTTCATAGGGTGCGTAATGGTATCCTGTTCCAGTCAAAAAAAATTGCCATTTGATAGCGAAAGACGCCGTTTAAAAAAGTCTTCAAAAGATGAACTGTCTTTACATATTGACGAATTCAATCTTTATAAGGATCGACCTGAATCTGACGGTCCATTCAATGCTACTAATAATGAGGCATTTTTACAGGAAAACGTGCCTTTATTCATCAGTTCAAACGACTCGATCACCAAAGTTTATAACTATCGATGGTGGATGATCAGCAAACATCTGAAAGCATATAAAGACCCAGAGAATTCAGGAACTTATTGGGTCGTCACCGAGTTTTTCGGCGTGAAGCCTTGGGCCTCACTTAGTGGCGCGATTCCGTGTCCGGCGGGGCATCAATTTTATGATGTAAGATGGTTGAGAGATCCCAAGTTCTTGAGTTCATATGCCGATTATTTCATGCGTGGATCGGCGGCTAGATTAAATCAACGGGAGAATGAGAATTTTTTGACCTATCTGACTCGTCCGGAAAGCCATCACTTTTCGAGCTGGATGATCGACGGCGTTGAAGCCTTTTTAAAAATACACCCTGATAAGCAATGGCTGCACAATATGCTCCCCCATATGGAACAGCATCAACAGCTATGGGATAGTTTGTTTACCGTAAAGGCGCCAAGTTCCAAAACGGCAGGAATGTATAAGATATTAGATTTATATGATGGTATGGAGTTTAGTCTTTCGGCAGTTTTAGGACTAATAGAAAGCGGAGGAGCCTATGACCTGTACACCAAAGAAAATTGGAGAAACTATTACCTGGGGTGGGGTACAACAGACAACGCAGCACAATCCCCACAGGCTAAACAGTATCCAAAGGCTTATCGGAGAGGTTACCCTGATTATTATTTGGTACGTCCGTCGGTCAATAGTTATGCTTATGCTAATTTACAGTCGCTTTCGAATTTGTACAAATTGGATCAAGCAAATTATTCCGCTAACGGTCGAGAGGGGAAAGAGAAACTATATGCGTCAAGGGCAGCGAACATTAGGGATAAAGTTTTGCAGGTACTTTGGAATGAAGAGGATCAATTTTTTAATACCTATAGCGCCGGCGATAATCCATTTGGCGTTGTCGATTACGAGGCAAGGGTGCGGGAGTCTGTTGGCTATACGCCTTGGTACTTCAATATGATACCTTTACAATCTTATAAACAATATGATAAAGCCTGGGAAATGTTTTCATCACGGAAGGGCTTTTATAATATAGCAGGGATGACCACTGCCGAACAACAGCACCCCTATTATAACGAGCAGGCTTACGCATGGAACGGCCGCGGTTGGCCTTTTCAAAATTCAGTGGTATATAAGGCCTATGCAAACTATCTTCGGAATTACAAGAACGAAATCATGGCATCTGACAGTGAGCTGTTATATGATTACATTGAAAAGTTAGCACTCATGCATGGTACTGATCAATTAAATATAGGAGAATGGTATATCCCCAGCGACGGCAAAACCTTCGGCGGTGAGCAGGACTATTTTCATTCCACATTTCCTGATATCATCATCGAAGATCTTTTAGGATTCAAAGCATCCCATGAAAATCGATTCGCTATACACCCCTTGTTACCAGAAGACAAATGGGATTATTTTTATCTCGGTAACATTCGGTATCACGGGCATGATATTGATATTGTTTGGAAAAAGGATTGGGATGAGCAAAAATCTGGCGACCAAAGCATGCTGTGTGTTTGGGTTGACGATAAATTGGTCGCAACAAATGAACTTTTAAATGAAGAGCTTGTGGTAGATCTTAACGATGGGGAAGGCAAGTGA
- a CDS encoding bifunctional 2-polyprenyl-6-hydroxyphenol methylase/3-demethylubiquinol 3-O-methyltransferase UbiG, protein MNIKDAYDIWAKQYDTNENRTRDLERISLRTTLANINFERCLEVGCGTGKNTEWLATRAHQVTAIDLSSEMLAKAKQKISADNVLFVQADITKEWNFPHQPFDLITFSLVLEHIENLEEVFEKLNLVTTDSAYVYIGELHPFKQYHGTKARFETEEGLNIVTCFNHNISDFTISAKQNDFDLLEINEYFDENDRTTIPRILTILLRKRKTSL, encoded by the coding sequence ATGAACATAAAAGACGCCTATGACATTTGGGCCAAGCAATATGATACAAATGAAAACAGAACGCGAGATCTCGAACGCATCTCGTTAAGGACAACTTTGGCTAATATTAATTTTGAACGCTGCTTGGAGGTAGGGTGTGGAACAGGAAAAAATACGGAATGGCTGGCGACTAGGGCACATCAGGTTACCGCTATTGATCTCTCAAGTGAGATGCTCGCAAAGGCCAAGCAAAAAATTAGTGCAGACAATGTGCTGTTTGTCCAAGCGGATATAACAAAAGAATGGAATTTCCCTCATCAACCCTTCGACCTTATTACCTTTAGCCTTGTGTTAGAACATATTGAAAATTTAGAAGAGGTTTTTGAAAAGCTAAATTTGGTAACTACAGACAGTGCTTATGTGTATATTGGGGAACTCCACCCATTCAAACAGTACCACGGCACAAAAGCTCGGTTTGAAACAGAAGAAGGCTTAAACATTGTGACCTGCTTTAATCATAACATTTCGGACTTCACGATATCCGCAAAACAGAACGATTTCGATCTATTGGAAATAAATGAATATTTTGATGAAAACGACCGAACAACAATTCCACGTATTTTAACGATACTGTTAAGAAAGAGAAAAACATCTTTGTAA
- a CDS encoding heavy metal translocating P-type ATPase: MEHQHTYDAQGRQLCCTREEKINSNVETMEHQLDHDGHNHSHDHHSGDGWFGLFLPAIISLTLLLVAIALDIWISQDWFTGWLRIIWYVLAYAPVGFPVIKDAFRSIARGDVFSEFLLMTIATVGAFAIGEYPEAVAVMLFYAVGEVFQTLAVSRAKTNIKTLLDQRPDEVTILNGNQPQIVRAEHVSIGSIIRLKPGEKLGLDGELLSEKASFNAAALTGESKPDTRTKGETVLAGMINLHTVSQVKVTTAYTDSKLSKILEIVQNATSQKAPTELFIRKFAKIYTPIVVFLAIAICLLPIAFVDHYEFKEWLYRALVFLVISCPCALVISIPLGYFGGVGAASRNGILFKGSNFLDTLARIQNVVMDKTGTMTEGVFAVQEVAFNETFNQAEILQMVNALESQSSHPVATAIHQYVGDSVTNIPLEKTEEIAGYGLKANVNGKELLVGNFKLMDKFGIAYDIDHSNIVYTLIAVAYDKQFVGYIIIADSIKEDAQETIDKLHSLEVKTTMLSGDKGTVVKFVADKLGIDRAFGDLLPEDKVKKIKEIKAKNETVAFVGDGVNDAPVVALSDVGIAMGGLGSDATIETADVVIQDDKPSKIPMAINIGKQTKKIVWQNIGWAFGVKAIVLILGAGGLATMWEAVFADVGVALIAILNAVRIQGMKF; the protein is encoded by the coding sequence ATGGAACATCAACACACATACGATGCTCAGGGCAGACAGCTTTGCTGTACCCGTGAAGAAAAGATCAATTCCAATGTAGAGACAATGGAGCATCAGTTAGACCATGATGGGCATAACCATTCACACGATCATCATTCAGGTGACGGATGGTTTGGGCTCTTTTTACCGGCTATCATTTCCTTGACATTGTTACTCGTGGCGATCGCTTTGGACATTTGGATTTCACAGGATTGGTTTACCGGATGGTTAAGAATTATATGGTATGTATTGGCTTACGCTCCTGTAGGCTTTCCGGTCATAAAGGATGCTTTTAGAAGTATAGCTCGAGGAGATGTGTTCTCCGAGTTTCTCTTAATGACAATTGCAACCGTCGGTGCCTTTGCCATTGGTGAATACCCTGAGGCCGTGGCTGTGATGCTGTTTTATGCAGTAGGCGAAGTATTCCAGACTTTAGCAGTAAGTAGAGCGAAAACCAATATCAAAACCCTGCTTGACCAGCGCCCCGATGAAGTAACGATATTAAATGGCAATCAACCGCAAATAGTAAGGGCGGAGCATGTAAGTATCGGAAGTATTATCCGGTTGAAACCCGGAGAAAAATTAGGTTTGGACGGTGAGCTATTGTCAGAAAAGGCATCCTTCAATGCCGCTGCATTGACGGGTGAAAGCAAACCCGACACCAGAACCAAAGGAGAGACGGTGTTGGCAGGAATGATAAATCTCCATACTGTATCTCAAGTGAAAGTGACCACGGCGTATACTGACAGCAAATTGAGTAAAATCCTGGAAATAGTACAAAATGCTACTTCCCAAAAAGCGCCAACAGAATTATTCATCCGTAAATTTGCAAAAATTTATACTCCTATTGTAGTGTTTCTGGCCATTGCAATTTGCCTTTTGCCCATAGCCTTTGTTGACCACTATGAATTTAAAGAGTGGTTATATAGAGCTTTGGTATTCTTGGTCATCTCCTGTCCTTGTGCTTTGGTTATCAGTATTCCTTTAGGGTATTTTGGAGGAGTTGGAGCTGCCAGCAGGAATGGCATATTATTCAAGGGAAGCAACTTTTTGGATACACTTGCCCGTATCCAAAATGTAGTGATGGATAAAACCGGTACAATGACCGAAGGGGTTTTTGCAGTCCAGGAAGTAGCTTTTAACGAGACTTTTAATCAGGCTGAAATCCTGCAAATGGTAAACGCTTTGGAAAGTCAGAGTTCCCACCCGGTAGCCACGGCGATCCATCAATATGTAGGCGATTCTGTAACCAATATTCCATTAGAAAAGACAGAGGAAATAGCAGGGTATGGATTAAAAGCTAATGTCAACGGAAAGGAGCTTTTGGTAGGCAACTTTAAGCTGATGGACAAATTCGGTATTGCTTACGATATAGATCACTCGAACATCGTTTATACATTGATTGCTGTGGCTTACGACAAACAATTTGTCGGCTACATCATTATTGCCGACAGCATCAAAGAAGATGCACAGGAGACTATAGACAAACTACATTCACTTGAGGTAAAAACCACTATGTTGAGTGGCGATAAAGGTACCGTTGTAAAATTTGTGGCGGATAAACTGGGCATTGATCGGGCGTTCGGCGATTTATTACCGGAAGACAAGGTGAAGAAAATCAAAGAAATAAAAGCTAAAAATGAAACCGTTGCTTTTGTTGGCGATGGTGTAAATGATGCACCGGTTGTAGCCTTAAGCGATGTAGGCATAGCAATGGGTGGGTTGGGAAGCGATGCTACAATAGAAACTGCCGACGTGGTGATTCAAGATGACAAACCCTCCAAAATTCCAATGGCTATCAATATAGGCAAACAAACCAAAAAAATTGTTTGGCAAAATATCGGTTGGGCATTCGGCGTGAAAGCAATTGTACTGATCCTTGGAGCCGGTGGATTAGCCACGATGTGGGAGGCGGTTTTTGCAGATGTTGGTGTAGCTTTAATCGCTATTCTGAATGCGGTGAGAATACAAGGGATGAAATTTTAA